One Vicia villosa cultivar HV-30 ecotype Madison, WI linkage group LG5, Vvil1.0, whole genome shotgun sequence genomic window, TCACATGACAGAATAAGCAATATAATTTGTGGTTGGGTGGGTGGAGTGAGGAAGTGCAAAATATAATGCTTAATAATCACTaacatatatatctatatatataaacACAGACCTATACATGTATCTATAGCTCAACATTGTTGGTTTCTCATCTTTCTTTCCTATGGATGTGTTATTGTTGTTACTGTCTCTATTGGTTACTTTGCTAAGCTTGAATGTAGTCGAGAGCCGAAAAACACCGGCTGAGGAGCACTATCTTGAGTACTGTGCTGTGAGCTGCAGAGCTTATAGTGCCTCAGTGACGGAGTTTGGAGCGGTTGGCGATGGACAAACTTTGAACACACGAGCCTTTCAGACGGCCGTGGATCGTCTGAGTCAGTACTCGTCGAACGGCGGGTCTCAGCTTTATGTTCCACCAGGAAGATGGTTGACTGGTAGTTTCAATCTCACCAGTCATTTCACTTTGTTCCTACACAAAGATGCTGTCATTCTTGCCTCTCAGGTTTGGTTCTAGCTTAACTAGTCTTGTACATCTATATGGATATGCAAATGTAATGTAATTGAAATGCTTTGAATCTTGATGTCATGTTTCTGATGTGTTAGGACGAAAGTGAGTGGCCGGTGATCGAACCTTTACCGTCGTATGGTCGAGGGAGGGACACTCAAGGCGGACGATATAGCAGTCTGATTTTCGGAACCAACCTCACTGATGTAGTCATAACAGGTAACTTTTGAGATATCGCGAATCGAAGATTGAACCGGACAATCCGGTTACGCTTTTGGGATTAAACTAAAATTTGGTTCTTTTAACTATGAATTCGAATAGGGGACAATGGAACATTAGATGGACAAGGTGAAGTGTGGTGGCAAAAGTTTCATAAGGGGGAGCTTAGTTTTACTAGGCCTTACCTGATTGAAATCATGCACTCGGATGATATTCAGATATCGAATCTCACTCTGGTTAATTCTCCATCCTGGAATATTCATCCGGTTTACAGCAGGTTCGTCTTTTTCTCTTTGCGGTGTCTGTTATCAATTATCAATCTACTACATTATTGTGAGTTTTCTGATATAAAGAAATTGAATGCAGCAACATTGTTGTTCGAGGCATCACGATTCTCGCTCCTGTGAACTCACCAAATACAGATGGGATCAACCCTGGTAAGTTAAGTTAGTATATACATCTTTTCGAAGATGCTGTGATGTATAGTCTAGTACATCCGCGACTGattatggtttatggtttatggtttatgACGCAGATTCTTGCACGAACACGCGGATTGAGGACTGTTATATAGTGTCCGGGGATGACTGTGTGGCTGTGAAGAGTGGTTGGGATGAATACGGTATAGCTTATGGAATGCCGACTAAGCAGCTGGTTGTAAAAAGGCTCACTTGTATTTCTCCAACAAGTGCTGTAATTGCTTTAGGGAGCGAAATGTCGGGTGGTATTGAAGACGTAAGGGCTGAGGACATTCTGGCCATTGATTCCGAATCGGGAGTTAGGATCAAAACTGCTATTGGAAGAGGAGGATATGTCAGGGACATATATGTTAGACGGATGACGATGAAAACCATGAAATGGGCGTTTTGGATGACAGGAGATTATGGCTCTCATGCCGATAACAACTATGATCCTAACGCGATTCCTGTGATTCAGAATATTAATTACCGCGATATGGTTGCTGAAAACGTGACCATGGCTGGAAAGTTGGAAGGTATATCTAATGCACCGTTTACCGGAATCTGCATATCCAATGTAACGATTGGACTAGCAAAGAAGGCGAAAAAACTGCCGTGGAATTGTACCAATATCGCCGGGATTTCAAGTGGTGTAACTCCTGTGCCATGTGGCCTATTGCCAGACCAAGGAGTAGAGGATGTTGCAGCATGCAGCTTCCCAGAAGGAAGCTTGCCTATCGAAGAAGACGTTGAGGTTCAAACATGTACTTATAGAATAAATTTGTGATGATAGTATAGAAGCAACGGCTCGACTTCAAGGGAACAATCCAAACAATGTAATACTTCCAAAAACTGTTTGTTCGAGATTTATAAGCTATTACAGATTTTCTGTTAGTCCTTTTCTATAATCCTAAACAAATTACTTATCCAAACTCATCAAATTTAGCAATGAAACAAGAAAAATCATTAATCACCATAGGTGAAGGAAGGAATCTTCATATCTAACAAATGTTACCAGATACATAATTGAAACTTAAAAAACGCGGTTTAAAGATAAACATCACGTATTATGAAAGAAGCTCGATGTCCATGACAGACTCGTCACAATTTCGCTATCATGTTTTTTCATTGTCCATGACACCCTATTCCTCCTAAAGCAAACTTGAGAACAATACAACAGCTTTTTTATTACTCGTATAAATGCGTGTAACATCCGATTTTCAAGAGAAGTTTCTTTCCGTGTCGTAGTTGGTTTTAGGATTAGATTACAAAGGAAGAAAGAGCTTCTGTCTTTAGCGAATCATCTGAACGACGATGGACAGGCAATAGAGGTTGTTACATTTATACAAAATAAGAAAGGGATTACTGACAAGGTGGATCTGGATTGAACTTCACAGATTCCTTCCATATGAGCTCTTTGATATGATCTTCGGTGCATGATGGCTGATCAAAATCAAAAGCGAATGGCCTTGGACACACCGGCTCCTCGTTCGTGTTGTGAAGTGATGAAAGATATGGGTGACACAGTGCCTCATCAACTTCAAATCAATGAAAATACCACATTAACATACAAGActtatgaagcacggacacaaaAACGGAGACCAGACACAACACTGACACGGACACACATTTTTTCGgaggtgtcggtgctacagaGATAATAAGTACCTGTGATGCGTTTGTTTGGATcaaagataagcatcttttctaaCAGGTCAAGTGCCTCGGGCAACATGTTTGGGAATCTAGACGAGAACTTTTGCTTCCGGTATTGTTGAAACTGTCTAAAGTATCTTCTAGCATTGTCACTTCGGAGAAATCCAAGGCTAGCATCATCTGGCGAACCTATTAACTTTTATGCACAAGGAAAAAAAGTGTCACAACTTACGGTCATCAAATTTACAACCAAACTATAATATGAACTTAAATATGCACTCATTAACAACATTCAAGATGGAACCTGATATCATTTCAAAGAGAGCTATCATAGCTTCAAACGCAATAATACATCGGTTAGAAACTTAGCAATGCTTTGGTCGAAGTTAATAAAGGGAAACATCAAAACCATACCTCTGTGATAAGCCTTAGTTGATGGACATAGTCTTTGCCAGGAAACAAGGGCTCTCTGGTCATAATTTCACCGAATATGCAACCAACAGACCAAACATCAATCGCAGAAGTGTACTCAGAACAATTGAGGAGCAATTCCGGGGCGCGGTACCATCTCGTGACAACATACTCAGTCATGAAATCGGTTTCAGATGTTGTCCTTGCCAAACCGAAGTCGCCAATTTTAAGGTCACAGTTTGTATTCACTAGTAAATTACTCGGCTTAAGATCACGGTGCAAAACATTAACCGAGTGCACATATTTCAGCCCGCGTAACAGCTGATATAAAAAGTACTGCAGAGTTTGTGTGAACACTTCATGTTAGAATTTAGTAAATCTAATCGAGAGTTCCTCGGAAAAAAACAATAGTTGACACGAAATTAAGGTCGAACAATATCATTAGAAGCAAACCTGACAATGTTCTTCGCAGAGAGGTTGGTCAGAATGAATTATATGATGGAGATTAGTGTCCATCAAATCATAAACAATGTATACATCGTTAAACGCATCCTTTTTCGGGGGTCGTATGATATCCTTGATGGCAATGATCTGTTAAAGATAATCTTCCAAAATTTAGTTAAACAATCCCTAACTAATTCATGCCTAGTTTCATAATTCGCACTTACATTTTGATGATCCATATGACGAAGGAGCTTGATTTCTCTCAAAGTCCTTTTCGCATCAACTATATTGTCAAAAGCATTACCAATCTTCTTAATAGCAACTTGTTCATGCGTATCGGAATTAACAGCAGCACTAAAAAGAAACATCATTCAAGAGACAGAAATCATTTCAAACAGTCAAACAAACTCATCATTTACCTGGTCCTATGAGTTATCTCAACGAAAACCGAACCAGAAGTTCatgaaagaaagaaacaaaaaacgCCTACCAAACGATACCATACGCGCCTCTACCAATAGGACGAATGGGAGGCACGTACTTAGAAGACACCTCAAACAAGTTTCCATACACATTGTAGTGTGCATATTTACCACCATGAGTAAGAACCCTTTTGATTTTAGTGTCAGCAGAAGCCGAAGCAGAAGCAGAAGAGCTCGACTCTTTTGTTGCCATGTTGAAAGTAGAACAAAGGGTCTTCACCTTTCCAATACACAAAACAAATTATGAATCTCAAGAATCAAAGACAGAGTTTTCAGTCAACCATACAAACATACAAAAAGTATATGAAATAATGAAAATACTAAGGTACCTTTGTTCTCGGAACAATGTAATGAAAACTAATGTTGAAACATGCAGagagaaacaaaacaaaacagaaacacaggaaagtgaaaaaaaaacaaatgtagGATAAGTGTGAGTCAAGAAACCTGAAATGGAGTTTTCTTGATCATGAGTATAATACTTGACTATTGATAAGTCTACCTGTAAAAGCTAAAACAGAAACGTGATTTGTAAAAGTGAAAACATCAAAGTAATTGCTTTTGAAGATTTGTCACAAGATGCTTGCTTTGCATTCCACAATGGTTGAAACACTTGAGATGTCTAGAAACCATGCTTCTTTCTGTTATTAGGTTGTGTTTTCACCTATAAGTTGTAACCACGTTTCACTGTGGATTCACAGATTGCATATGAATTGGAACTGGTGTTGTCGCTGGTGTGGTTGAAAATTCAACACGTATCGAAAACTTTAtgcatgaaaaagaaaaagaaggtaaTGCATGGTAAACTGAACATGAAAGGAAAGAGATTAGTTACAAAGTCATAAATTCATATACTACAAACTCATGATCACGAATGCTTTTGTGTACATACACGTACTTTTCTGCGTACATACACGTACTATATGTGTTTCATAGTGTATATATATAAAGTTCTTGAGATTTTCTTTCCTCTGTATTTGAAATCAACTCAGCTCTTCTTTTATGtgaaaatgtttttaatttaGTAACTGTGATTATGCATAGTTGGGTTTGTAGAATATGAAAATATTGCCTCAACTAGTGTTTGTGCTTGAAATGTGAATGCAGACAAGCCATTTTTTTAGGGGGAAATTACAATGAGAAGATTGTCTCAACTTAGGGGGTTTGGGGGCACCTTTGGATTAATTTTTAGGGAAAAACTCATCCGATCCAATACAAAGATAACAATTCTTCTCATATAAAGTTGTCATTATTTGCAGTTCTGTCTGATTTTGAatcattagtttaaaaaaatatgtaatattcaaccgataataaaaataaaattacaataatataaataaaaaatattgaaatacaTGCATGCAGTCGATTTGGAATTGAACACCCCTAACTAACACTTGTATTGTGATAATTTAAAATCAACCTCTGGAAATAAGTTCAACAAAACACTCGAAATTTAAAATCTTCATTGAATGATAAATACGATTAGAGTATTATGACATGCCGATTAAACAACCTCTGAGGATATTGTATAATAAACTTCAACTACAAGAAAATTGTGTTCCAAAAAACAAGTAGAAAACTTGGGAATAATCATTATAATTTAAGCATCATTTGAACTTGTTGGTGCACCAAAACCACCAGATCCACGACCAAATCCAGGCCTTCCACCAGGACCCTGCACAATAAAGACAGCTCGATTGATTTAGGAAACAACAAAACAACAGGACGAAATCCAAAATTGGGGAACAGTATTGTATACAAAGAAACATATTTCTTCCAAAACCGATTCTATGCAAATGCAAATACCTAGTAATGAACATTAAGACTACATGGCTATCTAAACAACAAAAGCATCACAACTCAAACCAAGAGATGCGGACTACAATAATCCAAATACACGGTAATGTTTTGgtcaaaaatcaagttttttaaaAGGGCAACCAAGTACACTGGGGGAAAGTCACAATACACATCTAAGTAAACTTCACAGCtgcaaatgaaattaaaaaattgacATAGACCATACATAAATTGCAGGGACACCATAAAACAGAAGCTGATAGGATGCTACATTAGATACTATTGGTGTGTTTGATTTGACAGAGGCAAAAGTTGATTATGATTAATATTGAGTTTAAGGTCAACGAACTTGAGTTTTGTTATTTGAGTAATAAATCTTGTTTGCCAGTAAAGCTACGATCAAAATCAACTAGTCAAAACTCAATTCTAGTCGATAACTCCCATACACACCAAAATCATTTGTAAGTCCTCA contains:
- the LOC131603662 gene encoding probable polygalacturonase is translated as MDVLLLLLSLLVTLLSLNVVESRKTPAEEHYLEYCAVSCRAYSASVTEFGAVGDGQTLNTRAFQTAVDRLSQYSSNGGSQLYVPPGRWLTGSFNLTSHFTLFLHKDAVILASQDESEWPVIEPLPSYGRGRDTQGGRYSSLIFGTNLTDVVITGDNGTLDGQGEVWWQKFHKGELSFTRPYLIEIMHSDDIQISNLTLVNSPSWNIHPVYSSNIVVRGITILAPVNSPNTDGINPDSCTNTRIEDCYIVSGDDCVAVKSGWDEYGIAYGMPTKQLVVKRLTCISPTSAVIALGSEMSGGIEDVRAEDILAIDSESGVRIKTAIGRGGYVRDIYVRRMTMKTMKWAFWMTGDYGSHADNNYDPNAIPVIQNINYRDMVAENVTMAGKLEGISNAPFTGICISNVTIGLAKKAKKLPWNCTNIAGISSGVTPVPCGLLPDQGVEDVAACSFPEGSLPIEEDVEVQTCTYRINL
- the LOC131603663 gene encoding mitogen-activated protein kinase homolog MMK2-like isoform X2, whose translation is MATKESSSSASASASADTKIKRVLTHGGKYAHYNVYGNLFEVSSKYVPPIRPIGRGAYGIVCAAVNSDTHEQVAIKKIGNAFDNIVDAKRTLREIKLLRHMDHQNIIAIKDIIRPPKKDAFNDVYIVYDLMDTNLHHIIHSDQPLCEEHCQYFLYQLLRGLKYVHSVNVLHRDLKPSNLLVNTNCDLKIGDFGLARTTSETDFMTEYVVTRWYRAPELLLNCSEYTSAIDVWSVGCIFGEIMTREPLFPGKDYVHQLRLITELIGSPDDASLGFLRSDNARRYFRQFQQYRKQKFSSRFPNMLPEALDLLEKMLIFDPNKRITVDEALCHPYLSSLHNTNEEPVCPRPFAFDFDQPSCTEDHIKELIWKESVKFNPDPPCQ
- the LOC131603663 gene encoding mitogen-activated protein kinase homolog MMK2-like isoform X1, translating into MIKKTPFQVKTLCSTFNMATKESSSSASASASADTKIKRVLTHGGKYAHYNVYGNLFEVSSKYVPPIRPIGRGAYGIVCAAVNSDTHEQVAIKKIGNAFDNIVDAKRTLREIKLLRHMDHQNIIAIKDIIRPPKKDAFNDVYIVYDLMDTNLHHIIHSDQPLCEEHCQYFLYQLLRGLKYVHSVNVLHRDLKPSNLLVNTNCDLKIGDFGLARTTSETDFMTEYVVTRWYRAPELLLNCSEYTSAIDVWSVGCIFGEIMTREPLFPGKDYVHQLRLITELIGSPDDASLGFLRSDNARRYFRQFQQYRKQKFSSRFPNMLPEALDLLEKMLIFDPNKRITVDEALCHPYLSSLHNTNEEPVCPRPFAFDFDQPSCTEDHIKELIWKESVKFNPDPPCQ